The Streptococcus parasanguinis genomic sequence CACCAAAACTTGCAACCAAAGGCACCAAGACCAAGGTCACCTTGTCTCCGACACCACCAGTCGAGTGTTTGTCCACCTTGATCCCTGGAATAGCTGACAGATCAAACTGTTGCCCCGTTTGGACCATCTTCATGGTCATATGAGAGATTTCTTCTGTCGTCATCCCTTTAAAATAAACAGCCATAGCAAAAGCGGACATTTGGTAATCTGGAACCGTTCCAGCCACATAGCCCTCAATCAGCCATTCAATTTCTTCCTTGTTTAAGGCAAGACCATCTCTTTTTTTCTGAATGATATCTACTGCTCTCATGATTCTTTCTCGCTTCTTAAAATATAATAGCCTTTGTCTTTTTTTACGGTCTCACAATTGCCAAACGTCTCTTCCATCTTGGCCTTAGCGCTCGGAGCTCCTTGTTTTTTCTGAATGACAATGGTCAAATCTCCACCTGGTTTCAAATGTTCAAAACTACCAGTGATCACTTGGTGAACCACTTTCTTACCAGCTCGGATCGGCGGATTACTGATCACATGGTCAAAAAACCCTTCTACTGCTTCATAGACATCCGAAGAAAAGATCTGAGCTTCCACGCCATTTCGGCTGGCATTTTTCTTAGCCAAGTCCAGTGCCCGCTCATTGACATCGACCATGGTCACTGCAACTCCCTGAGCTTTAGCGAGAGAGAGGCCGATTGGTCCATAGCCACAGCCAACATCAAGGACACTTTCTCCTTCTTGAAAATCCAGGGTTGATAAGAGCACCTGACTTCCATAGTCAATCATTTTTTTACTAAAGACGCCGGCGTCCGTATAGAAATTCATCTTTTGCCCCAATAAAACAACAGCCAGATCATGAATATCATGGGCTGCATCTGGGTTTACATCGAAATACATTTTACTCATAAGGTTATTTTATCATAATTCACTCCTTTTTTAAATCGTTTACATGACCTCTAAAAATTGGTATACTAAAGACTACAATAGGAGTGACATATGGACAAAGAATTTCTACATTTTGAAAAAATTAATCGGGAAACGTGGCAAAATTTGCACCGCAAAACCACCCCACCTCTCTCTCAAACAGAGCTCAATTCTATTAAAAGTTTTAACGACCGCATCAACCTCCAGGATGTACGTGACGTCTACCTGCCTTTGACAAACCTGATTGGAATCTACAAGCGTTCCAAAGAAGATTTGGCCTTCTCAAAAGGTATTTTTCTCCAAAAAACGAGTGAACGCCAACCCTTTATCATTGGGGTTTCAGGGAGCGTTGCGGTTGGAAAATCCACCACTAGCCGTCTCCTTCAAATCCTGCTGTCACGAACCTTTGAAGGCTCGACAGTAGAATTGGTGACAACGGATGGCTTTCTCTATCCAAATGCTATCTTAAAAGAACAAGAGATCCTCAATCGAAAAGGATTTCCGGAAAGCTATGATATGGAATTGCTCCTTGATTTTCTCAATCAAATTAAAAACAACAAGAGCGTAGAAATCCCTGTCTATTCCCACGAAATATACGATATTGTTCCAGATGAGAAGCAAACCATTTTACCAGCTGATTTTGTCATTGTCGAAGGGATCAATGTCTTTCAAAATCCACAAAATGACAGTCTCTATATGACCGATTTCTTTGATTTTTCGATCTATGTGGATGCTGCAGTGGATGATATCGAATCTTGGTATATCGATCGCTTCCAAAAACTCCTTACATTAGCTCAGAATGATCCCAATAACTACTACTATCGATTTACAGAGCAACCCCTAGAAGAAGTTTTAAGCATAGCCCATCAGGTCTGGGAATCCATTAATTTAGTCAACTTGCAACATTACATCCAACCAACCAGAAACCGGGCTGATCTGATTCTCCATAAAGCAACCAACCATGAAATCGACGAAATTTATCTCAAACGTTAGATAAAATGGCCTGTTAACGGTACTTTTTTAAGGAAAAGCTATTTTAGGCTTGTCAAATCTTAACTTTTCATATATAATGAGATAGTTAGATTATCAATGGAGGTGAATAACTTGGCAAACATTAAATCAGCTATCAAACGCGCTGAATTGAACGTTAAACAAAACGAAAAAAACTCAGCTCAAAAATCAGCTATGCGTACTGCAATCAAAGCTTTTGAAGCAAACCCATCTGAAGAACTTTACCGCGCTGCTAGCTCAGCTATCGATAAAGCAGAAACTAAAGGTTTGATCCACAAGAACAAAGCTAGCCGTGATAAAGCACGTCTTGCAGCTAAACTTGGTTAATCAAGAACAGCATAAAAATCAAGCTCTCCGGAGCTTTTTTTGTGCCTATTTTTTGAGAGGTGCTTATGAAAATTGTTATTATCGGCTATTCTGG encodes the following:
- a CDS encoding class I SAM-dependent methyltransferase, encoding MSKMYFDVNPDAAHDIHDLAVVLLGQKMNFYTDAGVFSKKMIDYGSQVLLSTLDFQEGESVLDVGCGYGPIGLSLAKAQGVAVTMVDVNERALDLAKKNASRNGVEAQIFSSDVYEAVEGFFDHVISNPPIRAGKKVVHQVITGSFEHLKPGGDLTIVIQKKQGAPSAKAKMEETFGNCETVKKDKGYYILRSEKES
- the coaA gene encoding type I pantothenate kinase, with amino-acid sequence MDKEFLHFEKINRETWQNLHRKTTPPLSQTELNSIKSFNDRINLQDVRDVYLPLTNLIGIYKRSKEDLAFSKGIFLQKTSERQPFIIGVSGSVAVGKSTTSRLLQILLSRTFEGSTVELVTTDGFLYPNAILKEQEILNRKGFPESYDMELLLDFLNQIKNNKSVEIPVYSHEIYDIVPDEKQTILPADFVIVEGINVFQNPQNDSLYMTDFFDFSIYVDAAVDDIESWYIDRFQKLLTLAQNDPNNYYYRFTEQPLEEVLSIAHQVWESINLVNLQHYIQPTRNRADLILHKATNHEIDEIYLKR
- the rpsT gene encoding 30S ribosomal protein S20, with translation MEVNNLANIKSAIKRAELNVKQNEKNSAQKSAMRTAIKAFEANPSEELYRAASSAIDKAETKGLIHKNKASRDKARLAAKLG